The Pontibacter pudoricolor genome contains a region encoding:
- a CDS encoding glycosyltransferase family 4 protein gives MHITILHQHHASPDCPATCRQYSFMEKLARRHKITLVATNAWRILQVTHTYSWVPKGVELKECTVAYANKMGVVMRMLSFVGFAACAFYKLMRLKKPDVLWAVSVPLSVPFVVAQVARLRNVPWVFEVQDLWPCFPIEMGAVRYKWVQRLLYKMEYSLYKSAAHIITLSPDMTAYVVAKGIDPAKVTTVLNGTDIEKAAAINDADVEMIQVNYKLNGKQVVLYAGTYGRANDIPTIMQAVELLAKEPTIVFVLTGTGYYEPQLQELAQRVPNLLLLPPQSRDQVFGLFKLADLSLVTFNDLPVLKSNSPAKFYDSLACGTPVIVTNPGWTKTFVENYSCGWYTPAEQPAALAQTIKQVLGDKPTLKEAGCNGATIARELFDRRELVKDVEAILNNVAKR, from the coding sequence TATGGAGAAGCTGGCCCGGCGGCATAAAATTACGCTGGTGGCTACCAATGCCTGGCGTATACTGCAGGTGACGCATACCTATAGTTGGGTGCCCAAAGGTGTAGAGCTAAAAGAGTGTACCGTAGCGTATGCCAACAAAATGGGCGTGGTAATGCGGATGCTGTCGTTTGTTGGGTTTGCAGCCTGCGCATTTTATAAGCTGATGCGCCTGAAAAAACCTGATGTGCTGTGGGCGGTGTCGGTGCCTTTGTCGGTGCCTTTTGTGGTGGCGCAGGTTGCCAGGTTACGCAATGTGCCGTGGGTTTTTGAAGTGCAGGACCTGTGGCCATGCTTCCCGATCGAGATGGGAGCCGTACGGTATAAGTGGGTGCAGCGCCTGCTTTATAAAATGGAGTACAGCCTGTATAAAAGTGCGGCACATATTATCACACTCTCCCCGGACATGACGGCTTATGTTGTGGCGAAAGGCATAGATCCGGCTAAAGTTACCACCGTACTTAACGGAACCGACATTGAGAAAGCAGCTGCTATAAACGACGCTGATGTTGAGATGATCCAGGTAAACTATAAGCTAAATGGCAAGCAGGTGGTTTTGTATGCTGGAACTTATGGCCGCGCCAACGATATCCCAACTATAATGCAGGCGGTAGAACTGCTGGCAAAAGAACCAACTATAGTTTTTGTGTTAACCGGAACCGGCTATTACGAACCGCAGCTACAAGAACTGGCGCAGCGCGTGCCTAATTTGCTGCTGCTGCCACCGCAATCCCGCGACCAGGTATTTGGCTTGTTTAAGTTAGCTGATCTGTCGTTGGTTACTTTTAATGATCTGCCTGTGCTGAAGTCTAATTCTCCAGCCAAGTTTTATGACAGCCTTGCCTGTGGTACCCCGGTCATAGTTACCAACCCCGGCTGGACCAAAACTTTTGTGGAGAACTATAGCTGCGGCTGGTACACGCCGGCTGAGCAGCCTGCTGCATTAGCTCAAACTATAAAACAGGTTTTAGGAGATAAGCCGACATTAAAAGAAGCTGGCTGTAATGGCGCAACTATAGCGCGAGAACTTTTCGACAGGAGGGAATTGGTAAAGGATGTGGAAGCCATACTCAATAACGTAGCAAAGCGGTAG
- a CDS encoding DUF1905 domain-containing protein, with product MHPLINYRACINKLPHLPGHYMEVPAKVIEQLGGKFKVRVLCTINDKLTFQGGLVALGGGSGYISINNKRLKQLGLQRGDEVQVKLEPDESEFGMETPEELAEIFSQDDEAKRRFDLLPPGKQRYILYYVAGVKNSQLRIDRALLLINNLKRLPIGKESFRELLKK from the coding sequence ATGCACCCACTTATAAACTATAGAGCCTGCATCAACAAGCTGCCGCACCTGCCGGGGCATTACATGGAAGTGCCAGCCAAAGTAATAGAACAGTTGGGTGGCAAATTTAAAGTGCGCGTGCTTTGTACTATAAATGATAAACTTACTTTCCAGGGTGGGTTGGTGGCGTTAGGTGGAGGCAGTGGCTATATCAGCATCAATAACAAACGACTGAAACAACTTGGTTTGCAGCGTGGCGATGAAGTACAGGTAAAACTGGAGCCCGACGAAAGCGAATTTGGAATGGAAACACCGGAAGAGTTAGCCGAGATTTTTAGCCAGGATGACGAAGCCAAACGTCGTTTTGATCTGCTGCCGCCCGGCAAGCAACGCTATATCCTGTATTATGTAGCCGGCGTTAAAAACAGCCAGCTTCGGATTGACAGAGCATTGCTGCTCATCAACAACTTAAAGCGGCTACCCATTGGGAAAGAATCTTTTAGAGAGTTGTTGAAGAAATAG
- a CDS encoding DUF4412 domain-containing protein, which translates to MKLLTIILVFLSLATLCRGQDSVYFEGKVIYTQLEKNGYGVMVPGKTLSKTEALFKNTWYKYSVLEGSPAMHRAGDIVVNTADSTRFNVNNSTYTATSLGMEPVMQGYAPKEITLVHEQDSVLGYACRKYKVIQRAFIDGVDKTSYVWTAKGLKVANYPLLAQLFGYQNTLIKNGTFDGVTLKVEVLSQDGSPELVISAVEVNPAKLDKSLFEIPKDYRLK; encoded by the coding sequence ATGAAACTGCTGACAATCATTCTTGTCTTTTTATCTTTGGCTACCCTATGTAGAGGGCAGGATTCTGTTTATTTCGAAGGAAAAGTCATTTACACACAGCTGGAGAAAAATGGCTATGGTGTTATGGTGCCTGGCAAGACGCTTAGTAAGACAGAAGCATTATTTAAAAACACATGGTACAAGTATAGCGTCTTGGAAGGATCACCCGCTATGCACAGGGCTGGAGACATTGTTGTGAACACAGCAGACTCCACCAGATTCAACGTCAACAATTCAACCTATACAGCAACCTCCCTAGGAATGGAGCCCGTGATGCAGGGGTATGCTCCTAAAGAAATTACCCTTGTGCATGAACAGGACTCTGTGCTTGGGTATGCTTGCAGGAAGTACAAAGTTATACAACGGGCATTTATCGACGGGGTCGACAAAACGAGTTACGTATGGACTGCAAAAGGCCTAAAAGTAGCAAATTATCCGCTCCTGGCCCAGTTATTTGGCTACCAAAACACGTTAATCAAAAATGGTACTTTTGACGGCGTAACCCTGAAAGTAGAAGTGCTTTCCCAAGATGGTTCTCCTGAACTTGTCATTTCTGCTGTGGAGGTTAATCCTGCTAAGTTGGATAAGTCTCTTTTTGAAATTCCTAAAGACTATAGGCTAAAGTAA
- a CDS encoding OmpA family protein — MMKKLLLAILLLLATNSVLGQNLVRNPSLEDFRGSVDGWKIVAGTPDITSQDNRIPAKSPFANPILNPEGSPQKLLNIAFGEVCLCQWFNSNWSEVTQVELVEPLRRRKNYQISLYVIKSTAVEEAISEVSVALTRTEFKQSEPPFAYQTPYVSLKSIAYPLISSRDEWVRVTGTYTARGGERYLTISNFAVANKTELASLTGYTKGVYYCYDNVRIIPLEEAETEPSFIPTPSVTPDLATESFEGTFSIEETGFAFNSHELQAGAFPMLDKLIDFLKEHPASAILITGYTDDVGNENRNQRLSEKRAMAVMAYIVGKGIALDRITAKGMGELNPKTSNRTEAGRAKNRRVEINILTN, encoded by the coding sequence ATGATGAAGAAGCTACTTTTAGCAATACTGCTACTCCTTGCTACAAACAGCGTTTTAGGACAGAATTTGGTTCGGAATCCAAGTTTAGAAGATTTCAGAGGCTCGGTAGATGGTTGGAAAATTGTTGCAGGCACCCCTGATATTACCTCCCAAGACAATCGTATACCTGCAAAATCCCCGTTTGCTAATCCAATTTTAAATCCAGAGGGAAGTCCTCAAAAGCTCCTGAATATTGCGTTTGGGGAAGTGTGCCTCTGCCAGTGGTTTAACAGCAATTGGAGTGAGGTAACACAGGTTGAGCTTGTGGAGCCACTACGGCGCAGGAAGAATTACCAGATAAGCCTGTATGTCATTAAAAGTACTGCGGTGGAAGAAGCAATCTCAGAGGTTTCTGTTGCTTTAACCAGAACAGAATTCAAACAGTCTGAACCGCCATTCGCTTACCAAACCCCATATGTTTCCCTTAAATCAATAGCTTATCCCCTGATCTCTTCCAGAGATGAGTGGGTAAGGGTAACAGGAACCTATACGGCCAGGGGAGGAGAACGATATCTAACTATCAGTAATTTTGCTGTAGCTAACAAAACAGAACTTGCAAGTCTTACAGGCTACACCAAAGGTGTTTATTACTGCTATGACAACGTTCGTATCATTCCCTTGGAAGAAGCAGAGACAGAGCCTTCCTTTATTCCGACGCCTTCAGTTACTCCTGACTTAGCGACAGAATCATTCGAAGGAACTTTTTCGATAGAAGAGACAGGCTTCGCTTTCAACAGCCACGAATTACAGGCGGGTGCTTTTCCTATGCTCGACAAGCTGATTGATTTTCTCAAAGAGCATCCTGCCTCTGCCATCCTGATTACTGGCTACACTGACGATGTTGGCAATGAAAACCGAAACCAAAGACTTTCTGAGAAAAGGGCGATGGCTGTAATGGCCTATATAGTGGGGAAGGGCATTGCTCTTGATAGAATAACAGCAAAAGGCATGGGAGAACTGAACCCGAAAACATCTAACCGAACTGAAGCAGGTAGAGCAAAGAATAGAAGAGTGGAAATCAATATCTTAACAAACTAA
- the nth gene encoding endonuclease III, giving the protein MRKKERYKLLIDYFTNNFPEPETELAYTNPYELILAVVLSAQCTDKRVNMVTPALFEAFPTPEALAAAAPEEIFEYIRSISYPNNKAKHLAGLGRMLVEQFDSEVPSTVEELVKLPGVGRKTANVIVSVIWNQPAMAVDTHVFRVSKRLGLVDKKAKTPLEVERELVSNLPEELIAKAHHWLILHGRYICIARRPKCEECPLTHFCAFFQKNFPNIPDDPENKLGGI; this is encoded by the coding sequence ATGCGCAAGAAAGAACGCTATAAGCTCCTGATCGATTATTTTACAAATAACTTTCCGGAGCCTGAAACCGAACTGGCATATACCAACCCCTACGAGCTTATACTGGCCGTTGTGCTGAGCGCGCAATGCACTGATAAGCGTGTGAACATGGTTACGCCTGCCCTTTTCGAAGCTTTCCCTACCCCGGAGGCACTGGCTGCTGCCGCTCCAGAAGAGATATTTGAGTACATCAGAAGTATATCGTACCCGAACAACAAGGCGAAGCACCTGGCAGGTTTAGGCCGCATGCTGGTAGAGCAGTTTGACTCCGAAGTGCCCAGCACCGTGGAAGAACTGGTAAAGCTGCCCGGCGTAGGTCGTAAAACAGCCAATGTCATCGTTTCGGTTATCTGGAACCAACCGGCCATGGCCGTAGATACGCACGTGTTCCGGGTAAGCAAGCGCTTAGGGTTGGTAGATAAAAAAGCGAAAACACCACTGGAAGTTGAACGCGAACTGGTAAGTAACCTGCCCGAAGAACTGATTGCCAAAGCACACCACTGGCTTATACTTCATGGCCGTTACATCTGCATTGCGCGCCGCCCTAAATGCGAAGAATGCCCCCTCACCCATTTCTGCGCCTTCTTCCAGAAAAACTTCCCCAACATACCCGACGACCCGGAGAATAAATTGGGCGGAATTTAA
- a CDS encoding RNA polymerase sigma factor → MNTTTQMSDSALVSLYISGNENAFEQLVNRHKNKVFTTIVLIVKDTYTAEDLMQDAFIKAIHTMKSGRYNEEGKFSSWICRIAHNLAIDFFRKEKRSPMITLEDGSNVFNTLAFAADSAESLQIQEDTVARLRELIQTLPQSQREVLMMRHYADMSFQEIADATGVSINTALGRMRYALINLRKKMLNGNIAYDKNIYSE, encoded by the coding sequence ATGAATACAACTACCCAGATGAGCGACTCTGCTTTAGTCTCGCTCTACATCTCAGGTAATGAGAATGCGTTCGAACAGTTAGTAAACCGACACAAGAACAAAGTATTTACAACGATCGTTTTGATCGTTAAAGACACGTACACGGCCGAAGACCTCATGCAGGATGCTTTTATTAAAGCGATCCACACCATGAAGAGCGGACGGTATAACGAAGAAGGCAAGTTTTCGTCCTGGATATGCCGTATTGCCCATAACCTGGCAATCGACTTTTTCAGGAAAGAAAAGCGAAGCCCGATGATCACGCTGGAAGACGGAAGCAATGTGTTTAACACGCTTGCATTTGCCGCCGACTCTGCCGAGTCGTTGCAGATACAGGAAGACACCGTTGCCCGCCTGCGCGAGCTGATCCAGACGCTGCCACAATCGCAGCGGGAAGTGCTTATGATGCGCCATTACGCCGACATGAGCTTCCAGGAGATAGCAGACGCTACCGGTGTGAGCATCAACACAGCTCTGGGACGTATGCGCTATGCGCTTATCAATCTCAGGAAGAAGATGCTAAACGGTAATATTGCTTATGATAAAAACATCTACTCAGAATGA
- a CDS encoding group III truncated hemoglobin, producing MTEKRAVMKRDIENEDDIKALVDTFYDHVNEDDLLDPIFNGFAKIDWDHHLPLMYNFWSTVLFGSMAYKGQPFPKHMRLPLSKEHFTRWVELFVKTVDELFEGARAEEIKQKALSIAQVFQMRLGLIDYQAI from the coding sequence TTGACTGAGAAAAGAGCTGTAATGAAGCGGGACATAGAAAACGAAGATGATATAAAGGCGCTGGTAGATACGTTTTATGACCATGTAAACGAAGACGACCTGCTTGACCCTATCTTTAACGGCTTTGCCAAAATTGACTGGGATCACCACCTGCCATTAATGTATAATTTCTGGAGCACGGTGCTTTTTGGGAGCATGGCCTACAAAGGGCAGCCTTTTCCGAAACACATGCGATTACCTTTGTCTAAAGAGCATTTTACCCGCTGGGTAGAGTTGTTTGTAAAAACCGTTGACGAGCTTTTTGAAGGCGCCAGAGCGGAAGAGATAAAACAGAAAGCGCTAAGCATTGCCCAGGTTTTCCAGATGCGCTTAGGGTTGATAGACTACCAGGCAATTTAA
- a CDS encoding MFS transporter, whose protein sequence is MKDKKGLGTIKHDPYAVLRLPEFRLYISARLCITLAMQIQAVIVGWQIYDITKDPLSLGLIGLVEAIPSIIVSLYAGYLADMVPRKKIIMVVISMLMLCSVALLYFTLDISNTIALFGVLPIYVIIFISGIARGFMNPAVFSFMPQLVTGKQLYANAITWSSTTWQAASLVGPAIGGLVYGFYGITAAYATDAILVFLSLVSFALIGAKPLPENINPQNLKKSLRTGIKFVFGNQVILNAISLDMFAVLFGGAVALLPIFASDILKIGPEGLGFLRAAPAVGSVIMAVWMAYYPITVQAGKKMLWCVAGFGVSLILFGFSTSFWFSLVMLMLSGAFDSISVIIRSTLIHTLTPEYMKGRVSSVNSIFVGSSNEIGAFRAGAMASWLGAVPSVVLGGMITLGVVGVTAWKADKLRTLDLEPQTA, encoded by the coding sequence ATGAAAGATAAGAAGGGGTTGGGAACTATAAAACACGACCCGTACGCAGTGCTCAGGTTGCCTGAGTTCAGGTTATACATTTCGGCACGCTTATGCATTACGCTGGCCATGCAGATACAGGCCGTTATAGTTGGCTGGCAGATCTATGATATCACCAAAGACCCGCTATCGCTTGGCCTTATTGGGTTGGTTGAGGCTATTCCATCCATTATTGTATCATTGTATGCGGGTTATTTAGCCGATATGGTGCCGCGCAAAAAGATCATCATGGTTGTGATATCGATGCTGATGTTGTGCTCTGTGGCGCTGCTTTATTTTACCTTAGATATAAGCAATACAATTGCGCTGTTCGGGGTGCTGCCTATTTACGTGATCATTTTTATAAGTGGTATTGCACGTGGCTTTATGAATCCGGCCGTGTTTTCGTTTATGCCGCAGCTGGTAACGGGCAAACAACTATACGCCAACGCCATTACCTGGAGCAGTACAACGTGGCAGGCCGCATCGTTGGTTGGTCCGGCCATAGGAGGTTTGGTGTATGGCTTTTATGGCATTACAGCTGCCTATGCCACCGATGCCATACTGGTATTTTTATCGCTGGTGTCTTTTGCGCTGATCGGGGCTAAACCGTTGCCGGAAAATATTAATCCGCAGAACCTGAAGAAAAGCTTGCGCACTGGTATAAAGTTCGTATTTGGTAACCAGGTTATTCTTAATGCCATTTCGCTGGATATGTTTGCTGTGTTGTTTGGTGGAGCTGTAGCCTTACTTCCAATTTTTGCTTCTGATATTTTAAAGATTGGTCCCGAAGGTCTTGGGTTTTTGCGTGCAGCGCCAGCAGTAGGTTCTGTAATTATGGCTGTTTGGATGGCCTATTATCCGATAACTGTGCAGGCCGGCAAAAAAATGCTTTGGTGTGTTGCTGGTTTTGGCGTGAGTCTTATTTTATTCGGTTTCTCTACCAGCTTCTGGTTCTCGCTGGTAATGCTTATGCTAAGCGGTGCTTTCGATAGCATTAGTGTCATCATCCGCTCTACGCTTATTCACACGCTTACTCCCGAGTACATGAAAGGCCGTGTATCCTCGGTTAACAGTATTTTTGTGGGTTCGTCTAACGAGATCGGGGCATTCAGGGCAGGTGCCATGGCCAGCTGGCTGGGCGCGGTGCCGTCGGTTGTGCTGGGTGGTATGATTACCTTAGGTGTGGTAGGCGTTACCGCCTGGAAAGCAGACAAGCTCAGAACCCTGGACCTGGAACCGCAAACTGCCTGA
- a CDS encoding 30S ribosomal protein THX, producing MGKGDKKSRKGKITKGTYGNRRPHKSKKAAATTETQKSESK from the coding sequence ATGGGAAAAGGAGATAAAAAATCCAGAAAAGGCAAAATTACAAAGGGCACGTATGGCAACAGACGCCCGCACAAAAGCAAAAAAGCTGCAGCAACCACTGAAACTCAGAAATCAGAAAGCAAGTAG
- a CDS encoding T9SS type A sorting domain-containing protein produces MKKFTPLIFLISLLLFGLIPGKIFAQGNEEPIPCNYTDGSCISIGYVSIVFQPGSPDLYIISVDYQINQGGENDCPAIERIRFNPSHGSSGVIEIGDEEEIIGSATIEVNAKSFDSPGQDRTLTMTIEYVEPGRQNKQIPLRLPEDAECGDITPLPVELTSFKGKVTESGISLKWETASEINNSHFDVERSRNGKTYETIAIVQGRGTTSVTSNYSFTDKLPQKGLNYYRLKQVDFDNTTSYSNTIAVTWDASETIEIALVPNPCLNGDCNIAISNAADLETLVQLKDMTGRVVYSKTVRSDRHLLELPMADLKQYKGLFFLTAATGKQVVRQRILLE; encoded by the coding sequence ATGAAAAAGTTTACTCCTTTAATATTCCTTATTAGCTTACTACTTTTTGGCTTGATCCCCGGTAAGATATTCGCACAAGGAAATGAAGAACCTATTCCGTGTAACTATACCGATGGTTCATGTATTTCTATAGGTTATGTCTCAATAGTTTTCCAGCCCGGCTCCCCAGACTTATACATAATCTCTGTTGACTATCAAATAAACCAAGGTGGTGAGAATGATTGTCCTGCAATCGAAAGAATCCGGTTCAATCCCAGTCACGGCAGTAGCGGAGTTATAGAGATTGGAGATGAAGAAGAGATCATTGGATCGGCTACTATAGAAGTAAATGCTAAATCGTTTGATTCTCCCGGGCAGGACAGAACCCTTACTATGACTATAGAATATGTTGAACCAGGAAGGCAAAATAAACAAATACCCCTCAGGCTACCTGAAGATGCTGAGTGTGGAGATATTACCCCCCTCCCAGTTGAACTAACAAGCTTTAAAGGCAAAGTTACAGAAAGCGGCATTAGCCTGAAGTGGGAAACAGCCAGCGAAATTAACAACAGTCATTTTGATGTGGAACGCAGCAGGAATGGCAAAACTTATGAAACGATAGCTATAGTGCAGGGACGCGGCACAACATCTGTTACTTCAAACTATAGTTTTACGGATAAGCTTCCTCAGAAAGGCCTGAACTATTACCGCTTAAAGCAAGTAGACTTCGATAATACCACAAGTTATTCTAATACTATAGCTGTTACATGGGATGCATCTGAAACTATAGAAATTGCACTGGTGCCAAACCCCTGCCTTAACGGGGATTGTAATATCGCCATCAGTAACGCAGCTGACCTCGAAACCCTTGTGCAACTAAAAGACATGACCGGCAGGGTAGTGTATTCTAAAACTGTAAGGAGCGACCGCCATTTACTGGAACTGCCCATGGCTGATCTGAAACAATACAAAGGCTTGTTTTTTCTGACGGCGGCAACAGGCAAACAGGTAGTGCGCCAGCGCATACTGCTGGAGTAA
- the uvrA gene encoding excinuclease ABC subunit UvrA → MAITPDYNIDELDARQNIIIKGARVHNLKNLSVALPRNQFIVVTGLSGSGKSSLAFDTLYAEGQRMYVESLSSYARQFLGRMDKPDVDYIKGISPAIAIEQKVSIKNNRSTVGTSTEIYDYLKLLYARIGKTISPVSGEVVKKDTVTDVVNFVFSLEDEARVMILAPLLQHKDRSLAKELDLLLQKGYSRIYANSEVYFIEELLEQKKPNLGKEVYILIDRAVIYKSDEDLQFRIADSVQTAFYEGNGECRVKYGDGQERVFSDKFELDGMVFEEPSVNFFSFNNPYGACQTCEGFGSVLGIDPDLVIPDKSLTVYEGAIAPWRSDKMNEWLQPLVKNGIRFDFPIHRPYNELTEAEQELLWTGNKYFEGLNDFFRHIQAQTHKIQYRVMLSRYRGRTTCPECRGSRLRKDASYVKVNGKSITDLVLMPITQVLSFFRDIELTEHERNVADRLVIEVANRLGYLERVGLGYLTLNRLSNTLSGGESQRINLATSLGSALVGSMYILDEPSIGLHPKDSEQLIGVLRTLQQLGNTVIVVEHEEEMMRAADQLIDIGPEAGSGGGNLMFQGTFDELAERGDTYTAKYLSGRMEVPVPAQRRKWRNAIELIGARENNLKNLSVKVPLGVMTVVTGVSGSGKSTLIKKILAPAMQKLHGSSSESTGKFDKLAGDYNKIRHVEFVDQNPIGKSSRSNPVTYVKAYDAIRTLYADQPLAKARGFKPSHFSFNIEGGRCEVCQGEGQVKIEMQFMADIYLTCESCHGHRFKQDILDIKYKEKTISEVLDMTIADSIDFFADQPKIIEKMRPLNDVGLGYIRLGQSSNTLSGGEAQRVKLASFLTKGAQPHQEDILFIFDEPSTGLHFHDISKLLTSINALIENGNTVVIIEHNMDIIKSADWIIDLGPEGGTNGGYLLFEGTPEEMAKLEDNHTARFLKDKL, encoded by the coding sequence ATGGCAATAACTCCCGACTACAACATCGACGAACTCGACGCACGTCAGAATATTATTATAAAAGGCGCACGTGTTCATAACCTTAAAAACCTGAGCGTGGCCCTGCCGCGCAATCAATTTATAGTTGTTACCGGCCTTTCCGGTTCCGGCAAGTCATCGCTCGCTTTTGATACGTTATATGCCGAAGGGCAGCGCATGTATGTGGAAAGCCTTAGCTCGTATGCCCGCCAGTTCCTGGGCCGTATGGATAAGCCCGATGTAGATTATATCAAAGGCATCAGCCCGGCCATAGCCATCGAGCAGAAGGTAAGTATAAAAAATAACCGCTCTACAGTAGGTACCAGCACCGAAATTTACGATTACCTGAAGCTGCTTTATGCGCGCATTGGCAAGACCATTTCTCCGGTTTCGGGTGAGGTAGTGAAAAAAGATACTGTAACAGACGTGGTAAACTTTGTTTTCTCTTTAGAAGATGAAGCCCGTGTGATGATACTGGCGCCGCTGTTGCAACACAAAGACCGTTCGCTGGCCAAAGAGCTTGACCTGTTGTTACAGAAAGGTTATTCCCGGATTTATGCCAACAGCGAAGTTTACTTTATAGAAGAGCTGCTGGAGCAGAAAAAGCCCAATCTTGGCAAAGAAGTTTATATCCTTATCGACCGTGCTGTTATCTATAAATCAGACGAAGACCTGCAGTTCAGGATCGCTGACTCGGTGCAGACTGCTTTCTATGAAGGAAATGGCGAATGCCGCGTAAAATATGGCGATGGCCAGGAACGTGTGTTCTCCGATAAATTTGAGCTGGACGGGATGGTGTTTGAAGAGCCGTCAGTTAACTTTTTCAGCTTTAACAACCCCTATGGTGCCTGCCAGACCTGCGAAGGTTTTGGCTCAGTGCTTGGCATAGATCCGGACCTGGTTATTCCTGATAAAAGCCTGACCGTGTACGAAGGTGCTATCGCGCCCTGGCGTTCCGATAAAATGAACGAATGGCTGCAGCCGCTGGTAAAAAACGGCATCCGCTTCGATTTTCCGATTCACCGCCCTTACAACGAGCTTACCGAAGCCGAGCAGGAATTGCTCTGGACGGGTAATAAGTATTTCGAAGGGTTAAACGATTTCTTCAGGCATATACAGGCACAGACGCATAAAATTCAGTACCGTGTTATGTTGTCGCGTTACCGTGGCCGCACTACCTGCCCTGAGTGCCGTGGTTCGCGTTTGCGTAAAGATGCCAGCTATGTAAAAGTAAATGGCAAAAGCATAACCGACCTGGTACTCATGCCAATTACACAGGTGCTTTCGTTTTTCAGGGACATCGAGCTTACAGAGCACGAGCGCAATGTAGCGGACAGGCTTGTAATTGAAGTTGCAAACAGATTAGGGTATTTAGAGCGGGTTGGCTTAGGTTATCTTACACTAAACCGGTTATCCAATACACTTTCCGGTGGCGAAAGCCAGCGTATTAATTTGGCGACATCATTGGGTAGTGCACTGGTTGGTTCTATGTACATCCTGGATGAGCCAAGTATAGGTTTGCACCCGAAAGACTCGGAACAACTGATCGGCGTGTTGCGCACACTACAGCAATTGGGCAATACCGTTATAGTGGTGGAGCACGAAGAAGAAATGATGCGTGCCGCAGATCAACTGATCGATATTGGTCCGGAAGCTGGTTCGGGTGGTGGTAACCTGATGTTTCAGGGGACTTTTGATGAACTTGCTGAGAGAGGAGATACTTACACAGCCAAATACCTGAGCGGCCGCATGGAAGTGCCGGTACCGGCGCAACGCCGTAAGTGGCGCAACGCTATCGAACTGATCGGGGCCCGCGAAAACAATCTGAAAAACCTGTCAGTAAAAGTGCCTCTGGGTGTGATGACCGTGGTAACCGGCGTGAGCGGTTCTGGCAAATCAACACTTATCAAGAAGATTCTGGCGCCAGCTATGCAAAAGCTCCATGGTTCATCTTCAGAGTCTACCGGAAAGTTTGATAAACTGGCCGGCGATTACAACAAGATCAGGCATGTAGAGTTCGTGGACCAGAACCCGATTGGTAAATCGTCGCGCTCTAACCCGGTAACGTATGTGAAAGCGTATGATGCGATCCGTACACTTTATGCCGATCAGCCTTTGGCCAAAGCCCGTGGGTTTAAGCCATCGCATTTCTCTTTTAACATTGAGGGCGGCCGTTGCGAAGTTTGCCAGGGCGAAGGACAGGTAAAAATAGAAATGCAGTTTATGGCCGATATTTACCTGACCTGCGAAAGCTGCCACGGACATCGCTTTAAACAAGATATTCTCGACATCAAGTATAAAGAGAAGACCATCTCCGAAGTACTGGACATGACCATTGCCGACAGCATCGACTTCTTTGCTGACCAGCCGAAGATCATCGAAAAAATGAGACCCCTCAATGATGTAGGTTTAGGTTATATCCGGTTAGGGCAGTCGAGTAATACCTTGTCGGGTGGTGAAGCACAGCGCGTAAAACTGGCATCGTTCCTAACAAAAGGAGCCCAGCCGCACCAGGAAGATATCCTGTTCATTTTTGATGAACCAAGTACCGGCCTTCACTTTCACGATATCAGCAAGCTGCTGACTTCTATAAATGCTTTAATTGAAAATGGCAATACAGTAGTCATCATCGAGCACAACATGGATATCATCAAATCCGCAGACTGGATCATAGACCTTGGCCCGGAAGGTGGTACGAATGGTGGCTACTTGTTATTTGAAGGTACCCCGGAAGAAATGGCGAAACTGGAAGATAACCACACTGCGCGTTTTCTGAAGGATAAACTATAG